One stretch of Camelus bactrianus isolate YW-2024 breed Bactrian camel chromosome 21, ASM4877302v1, whole genome shotgun sequence DNA includes these proteins:
- the NES gene encoding nestin, which translates to MEGCLGEESFQMWELNRRLEAYLARVKALEEQNELLSAELGGLRAQSGDASWRARADDELAALRALVDQRWREKHAAEVARDNLAEEVESVAGRCQQLRLARERTTEEVAHSRRAVEAEKCAQAWLNTQAAELERELEALRAAHEEERAGLNAQAACAPRGPAPPRGPPAPAPEVEELARRLGEAWRGAVRGYQERVAQMEASLGQARERLGRAVQGAREGRLELQQLQAERGGLQERRAALEQRLESRWQERLRATEKFQLAVEALEQEKQGLQSQIAQVLEGRQQLAHLKMSLSLEVATYRTLLEAENSRLQTPGSTSKVPLSYLDPKLELHVPGTPEGRRLGPLLSVLSPTPLSSPLPDTLETPVPAFLKSQEFLQTRTPTSASTPIPPTPQAPCPATDAEIRAHDAPLSLLQPRAGRQQASEAMWAEAKVAIPASVLPGPEEPGGRQQEASPGQSPEDHVSLAPALSSDHPSLEAKDGELGGSRESSRFQEESEGQIWELTEKETAVEVKVVSSLQQETWQEEGNLDMKEIQDSQGPLEKETLKSLEEEIQDPLRSLEKQSHETVRSLEKEKRESLRSLEEENLETLKTPERENQELLKSLEEKDMEVARPLEKETLELLKPIGKEDLQTWQSLEKENQEIMRSLEGNIETFVYLGKENQELVKSLEEENFESLRALEKESQEPLRSQEVENQETLRPLAKDNQEPLRSLEEEDQGTSRPLGKENRKSLRSPEDETRETLRPLEKENQESLRFLEDNQETMRPLERESQEPLRSPEKENQESLISLEEDQETMRPPEKENQEPLRSLEEDDQETMRPPEKENQEPLRSLEEDDQETMRPPEKENQEPLRSLEEDNQETMRPPEKENQEPLRSLEEDDQETMRPPEKENQEPLRSLEEDNQETMRPPEKENQEPLRSLEEGDQETMRPPEKENQEPLRSLEEGDQETMRPPEKENQEPLRSLEEGDQETMRPPEKENQEPLRSLEEGDQETMRPPEKENQEPLRSLEEGDQETMRPPEKENQEPLRSLEEDDQETMRPPEKENQEPLRSLEEDDQETMRPPEKENQEPLRSLEDENQETLRSLEKETQQPLKSLEDRMTLRPLEEVKSEPLRSLGKDQEIVISLGKETQELISSLNGESVEAVRSLETKSQEPLKSTGEEDLEILKPLETESQGPLGSVEGKQETLRPLEKLTEESLRSLGEQNLENLRSPEEVDKESQRSLGEDEDVENGENQESLRSLEEEGQELPLSAHQQKWEDVLGRDQELNQEVSPGRARVDNENEAELDQKEQDSFAGKGEAVEQGQLQLTAAGEDWSTGEGQPGSPEPKEQRVPAEGAGGEESTEGLQDPERQPEQLGALGLQAPWDMSEVTEPVLEDEDVAPRQGRAFPEVTLGLETAVGESAGAEQEPEPEMVGLEDRGGLAREEVMGPSLGEEGLEAERVQDLEGPRKELKEAAALEPELSTLPRKNRDPLETPRGWEESEPEAPGEAGEMFPAETLCHDGSDTPQPRPLGTEGAKEDEKPVPGPPSPRPTESCSPVPIPEDAPGPQSLTEGSQEGSWGLEGRAEVLGKVEGEQEDLGSGGIPEGLQEEEESREESEADELGETLPDSTPLGLYLSSPASPKWEPAGEQRPSPQGETKKEGWGSAVLASEGLGAQPSEEEEGDEEEEERGHESDLSEEFEDLGTEASLLPGAPGEVAEPLGQVPQLLLEPAAWDRDGESDGFADEEESGEEGEEEEEGREPGAGRWEPGPSVGSLPALSGPQKGNLLGSETVDVSVPWDDGLRGAASDAPMTAQETESQDSTEHSGSEEESDAALLEREDHVSGPLETLSGVEDTGLEVEDTFGVNGQGPSLKEELEHVNGGVVNGLEQSEGVGQGKPGDPKGDPEGDRGSPLEEEEGGALKTPWAGGPLHVGAGQFLKFTQREGDGDSWSSGED; encoded by the exons ATGGAGGGCTGCCTGGGGGAGGAATCTTTTCAGATGTGGGAGCTCAACCGGCGCCTGGAGGCCTACCTGGCCCGGGTCAAGGCGCTAGAAGAGCAGAATGAGCTGCTCAGCGCGGAGCTCGGGGGTCTCCGGGCACAGTCCGGGGACGCCTCTTGGAGAGCTCGTGCCGACGACGAGCTGGCGGCCCTGAGAGCCCTCGTCGACCAGCGCTGGCGGGAGAAGCACGCGGCCGAAGTGGCGCGCGATAACCTGGCAGAAGAGGTAGAGAGCGTGGCGGGCCGGTGCCAACAGCTGCGGCTGGCCCGGGAGCGGACGACAGAGGAGGTGGCCCACAGCCGGCGCGCGGTCGAGGCCGAGAAATGCGCCCAGGCCTGGCTGAACACCCAGGCGGCGGAGCTGGAGCGCGAGCTGGAGGCTCTGCGCGCGGCGCACGAGGAGGAACGCGCGGGCCTGAACGCCCAGGCTGCCTGCGCCCCCCGTGGCCCCGCTCCGCCCCGCGGGCCCCCCGCGCCGGCCCCCGAGGTGGAGGAGCTGGCGCGGCGGCTGGGCGAGGCGTGGCGCGGGGCAGTGCGCGGCTACCAGGAGCGCGTGGCGCAGATGGAGGCGTCGCTGGGCCAGGCCCGCGAGCGTCTGGGCCGCGCCGTGCAGGGCGCCCGCGAGGGTcgcctggagctgcagcagctccaAGCGGAGCGCGGCGGCCTCCAGGAGCGCAGGGCCGCGCTGGAGCAGAGGTTGGAGAGCCGCTGGCAGGAGCGGCTGCGGGCCACTGAGAAGTTCCAG CTGGCAGTGGAGGCCCTGGAGCAGGAGAAACAGGGCCTACAGAGCCAGATCGCCCAGGTCCTGGAAGGTCGGCAGCAGCTGGCACACCTCAAGATGTCCCTCAGCCTGGAGGTGGCCACATACAG gacCCTCCTGGAGGCTGAGAACTCCCGGCTGCAGACACCTGGCAGTACTTCCAAGGTTCCCCTCAGCTACCTGG ACCCTAAGCTGGAGCTGCATGTCCCTGGGACCCCCGAGGGCCGGCGTCTGGGACCTTTGCTCTCTGTCCTGAGCCCtactcccctctcctcacccttgCCTGATACCCTTGAGACACCTGTGCCAGCCTTTCTGAAGAGCCAGGAATTCCTTCAGACCCGTACCCCCACCTCGGCCAGCACTCCCATCCCACCCACACCTCAGGCTCCCTGTCCTGCTACAGATGCTGAGATCAGAGCCCACGATGCCCCTCTCTCCTTGCTCCAGCCACGGGCTGGGAGACAACAGGCTTCAGAAGCCATGTGGGCTGAAGCCAAGGTGGCCATCCCTGCCAGTGTCCTGCCAGGACCAGAGGAGCCTGGGGGCAGGCAGCAAGAGGCCAGTCCAGGCCAGTCCCCTGAAGATCATGTCTCCTTGGCCCCAGCCCTCAGCTCTGACCACCCCAGTTTAGAAGCCAAAGATGGAGAACTCGGTGGGTCTAGAGAGTCCAGCAGATTCCAGGAGGAAAGTGAAGGGCAAATCTGGGAGctgacagagaaagaaacagcCGTAGAGGTCAAAGTAGTGAGCAGCTTGCAACAGGAAACATGGCAAGAGGAGGGGAACCTTGACATGAAAGAAATCCAGGACTCCCAGGGTCCTTTGGAAAAAGAAACTCTGAAGTCTCTGGAAGAGGAGATTCAGGATCCACTGAGGTCTCTAGAAAAACAGAGCCATGAGACAGTGAGATCtctagagaaggagaaaagagaatctcTGAGGTCTTTGGAAGAAGAGAACTTAGAAACACTAAAAACTCCAGAAAGGGAGAATCAAGAGTTATTGAAATCTTTAGAAGAAAAGGATATGGAGGTAGCAAGACCTCTAGAAAAAGAGACTCTAGAACTACTTAAGCCTATAGGAAAAGAAGACCTACAGACATGGCAATCTCTAGAAAAGGAGAATCAGGAAATAATGAGGTCTCTTGAAGGCAACATAGAGACGTTTGTATATCTAGGAAAGGAAAACCAAGAATTAGTGAAGTCCCTAGAAGAGGAGAACTTTGAGTCATTGAGAGCTCTAGAAAAGGAGAGTCAAGAGCCACTGAGATCTCAAGAAGTAGAGAACCAGGAAACATTGAGGCCTCTAGCAAAAGATAATCAAGAACCACTGAGATCTCTAGAAGAAGAAGACCAGGGGACATCACGACCTCTAGGAAAAGAGAATCGTAAATCCCTGAGGTCTCCAGAAGATGAGACACGTGAGACTTTGAGAcctctagaaaaagaaaaccaggagTCGCTGAGGTTTCTAGAAGACAACCAGGAGACAATGAGGCCTCTAGAAAGAGAAAGCCAGGAGCCACTGAggtctccagaaaaagaaaaccaggagTCACTGATCTCTCTAGAAGAAGACCAGGAGACAATGAGACCTCCAGAAAAAGAGAATCAGGAGCCACTGAGGTCTCTGGAAGAAGACGACCAAGAGACAATGAGACCTCCAGAAAAAGAGAATCAGGAGCCACTGAGGTCTCTGGAAGAAGATGACCAGGAGACAATGAGACCTCCAGAAAAAGAGAATCAGGAGCCACTGAGGTCTCTGGAAGAAGACAACCAGGAGACAATGAGACCTCCAGAAAAAGAGAATCAGGAGCCACTGAGGTCTCTGGAAGAAGATGACCAGGAGACAATGAGACCTCCAGAAAAAGAGAATCAGGAGCCACTGAGGTCTCTGGAAGAAGACAACCAGGAGACAATGAGACCTCCAGAAAAAGAGAATCAAGAACCACTGAGGTCTCTGGAAGAAGGTGACCAGGAGACAATGAGACCTCCAGAAAAAGAGAATCAGGAGCCACTGAGGTCTCTGGAAGAAGGTGACCAGGAGACAATGAGACCTCCAGAAAAAGAGAATCAGGAGCCACTGAGGTCTCTGGAAGAAGGTGACCAGGAGACAATGAGACCTCCAGAAAAAGAGAATCAGGAGCCACTGAGGTCTCTGGAAGAAGGTGACCAGGAGACAATGAGACCTCCAGAAAAAGAGAATCAAGAGCCACTGAGGTCTCTGGAAGAAGGTGACCAGGAGACAATGAGACCTCCAGAAAAAGAGAATCAGGAGCCACTGAGGTCTCTGGAAGAAGATGACCAGGAGACAATGAGACCTCCAGAAAAAGAGAATCAAGAGCCACTGAGGTCTCTGGAAGAAGACGACCAAGAGACAATGAGACCTCCAGAAAAAGAGAATCAGGAACCACTGAGGTCCCTAGAAGATGAGAACCAAGAGACATTGAGATCTCTAGAAAAAGAGACTCAACAGCCACTGAAGTCTCTAGAAGACCGGATGACACTGAGACCTCTGGAAGAGGTGAAATCAGAGCCACTGAGGTCTCTTGGAAAAGACCAGGAGATAGTTATATCTCTTGGAAAAGAGACTCAAGAGTTAATAAGTTCCCTAAATGGCGAGAGTGTAGAGGCAGTGAGATCTTTAGAAACAAAGAGTCAAGAACCACTAAAGTCTACAGGAGAAGAAGACCTGGAAATACTGaaacctttagaaacagaaagtCAAGGACCACTGGGGTCTGTGGAAGGGAAACAAGAGACATTGAGACCCCTAGAAAAGCTGACTGAAGAATCACTGAGGTCTCTGGGAGAGCAGAACCTGGAGAATTTGAGATCTCCAGAGGAGGTAGACAAGGAAAGTCAAAGGTCCCTGGGAGAGGATGAGGATGTAGAGAACGGAGAGAATCAAGAGTCACTGAGGTCTCTGGAAGAGGAGGGACAAGAGCTGCCACTCTCTGCACATCAGCAGAAGTGGGAAGATGTGTTGGGGAGGGACCAAGAACTGAATCAGGAAGTGTCCCCTGGGAGGGCTAGAGTGGACAATGAGAATGAGGCAGAGCTGGATCAGAAGGAACAGGATAGCTTTGCTGGGAAGGGGGAGGCTGTAGAGCAGGGTCAGCTGCAGCTGACAGCTGCAGGGGAGGACTGGAGCACAGGTGAGGGGCAGCCAGGGAGCCCTGAGCCCAAGGAGCAGAGGGTCCCAGCTGAGGGGGCTGGCGGGGAGGAAAGCACTGAGGGCCTCCAGGACCCTGAAAGGCAGCCAGAGCAGCTGGGGGCCCTGGGTCTCCAAGCTCCCTGGGACATGTCGGAGGTGACAGAGCCGGTGTTGGAAGATGAGGATGTGGCCCCCAGGCAGGGCCGAGCCTTCCCAGAGGTCACCTTGGGGTTAGAGACTGCCGTGGGTGAGTCTGCAGGAGCAGAACAGGAACCAGAGCCAGAGATGGTGGGGCTGGAGGACCGAGGTGGCCTGGCCAGAGAGGAGGTGATGGGGCCATCCCTCGGGGAGGAAGGTTTGGAGGCAGAGAGGGTGCAGGACTTGGAAGGGCCCAGGAAGGAGCTAAAAGAGGCAGCTGCTCTGGAGCCAGAGCTGTCCACACTGCCCAGGAAGAACAGAGACCCGCTGGAGactcccaggggctgggaggagtcaGAGCCTGAGGCCCCTGGGGAAGCAGGGGAGATGTTCCCTGCTGAAACCTTGTGCCATGATGGAAGTGACACCCCTCAACCTAGGCCCCTGGGGACAGAAGGAGCAAAAGAGGATGAAAAACCAGTGCCAGGGCCCCCCAGCCCAAGGCCCACTGAGTCCTGCTCACCCGTCCCAATCCCTGAAGATGCCCCTGGGCCCCAGTCCCTGACTGAGGGGAGCCAAGAGGGAAgctgggggctggagggcagggctgaggtcCTGGGGAAGGTGGAGGGTGAGCAAGAGGATTTAGGCTCTGGGGGGATCCCTGAGGGcctccaggaggaggaggaaagcagagaagagagCGAGGCCGATGAACTAGGGGAGACTCTTCCCGACTCCACTCCCCTGGGCCTCTACCTCAGTTCCCCTGCTTCCCCTAAATGGGAACCGGCTGGAGAGCAGAGGCCCTCCCCTCAAGGGGAGACCAAAAAAGAGGGCTGGGGCTCTGCTGTCCTGGCCTCTGAGGGCCTTGGGGCCCAACcctcagaggaggaggagggagatgaggaggaagaggaacgtGGCCATGAATCTGATCTGTCGGAAGAGTTTGAGGATCTGGGGACTGAGGCGTCTCTcctccctggggcccctggggaggtggcagagcctctgggccaggtgcCCCAGCTGCTCCTGGAGCCTGCAGCCTGGGATAGGGATGGGGAGTCTGATggatttgcagatgaggaagagagtggggaggagggggaggaagaagaggaggggcGGGAGCCAGGGGCTGGACGGTGGGAGCCAGGGCCCTCTGTGGGCAGCCTCCCTGCCCTGAGTGGCCCTCAGAAAGGGAACCTTCTGGGGTCTGAGACCGTGGATGTCAGTGTCCCCTGGGATGATGGCTTGAGGGGTGCAGCGTCCGATGCCCCCATGACTGCTCAGGAGACTGAGTCCCAGGACAGCACTGAGCACTCAGGCTCAGAGGAAGAGTCTGATGCTGCTCTTTTGGAGAGGGAGGACCACGTCTCTGGCCCTCTAGAGACCCTCAGTGGGGTGGAGGACACGGGCTTGGAGGTAGAGGACACCTTTGGTGTCAATGGCCAGGGCCCCAGCTTGAAGGAAGAGTTGGAGCATGTGAATGGGGGTGTGGTGAATGGACTAGAACAGTCTGAGGGAGTAGGGCAGGGGAAACCGGGAGACCCCAAAGGGGACCCTGAGGGGGACCGAGGGAGCcccttggaggaggaggaggggggtgcCCTGAAGACCCCTTGGGCAGGGGGTCCTCTTCACGTAGGCGCAGGCCAGTTCCTGAAGTTCACTCAAAGAGAAGGAGATGGAGACTCCTGGTCCTCAGGGGAGGACTAG